In Campylobacter showae, a single window of DNA contains:
- a CDS encoding ParA family protein, which translates to MRIAIINSKGGVGKTPLAFSLAKDLGLNLQTNDNSVITQIYDKAVFSNPCKLADNTVYDFGGFVAPGVLSILKECNIVIMPVTPKINSVFKAAETYNQIKDYTKNMMVLVTDVVNKGDLGTIIEALKGAGFKNDVEYMLLKRSAIFENAIANGMSFAELYNQNGLSRSQYKDFYLQYYKIIEYIKNKA; encoded by the coding sequence ATGAGAATAGCGATAATTAATTCTAAAGGTGGAGTAGGCAAAACGCCTTTGGCTTTTAGTTTGGCAAAAGATCTGGGCTTAAATTTACAGACCAATGATAATTCTGTAATTACTCAGATATACGATAAAGCCGTGTTTTCTAATCCTTGTAAACTAGCAGATAATACAGTGTATGATTTTGGCGGTTTTGTAGCTCCTGGGGTGTTAAGTATACTAAAAGAGTGCAATATTGTAATCATGCCAGTTACTCCAAAAATAAACTCTGTTTTTAAAGCCGCAGAAACCTATAATCAAATAAAAGACTATACTAAAAATATGATGGTTTTGGTGACGGACGTTGTGAACAAGGGAGATCTGGGAACTATTATAGAGGCCTTGAAGGGAGCTGGATTTAAAAACGACGTCGAATACATGCTTTTAAAAAGATCGGCGATATTTGAAAACGCTATTGCAAACGGCATGAGCTTTGCAGAGCTCTATAATCAAAACGGTTTATCAAGATCACAGTATAAAGACTTCTATTTGCAATACTATAAAATTATCGAGTACATAAAAAATAAGGCCTAG